The Gemmatimonas aurantiaca T-27 DNA segment GTCAGCGGCTCGCCTTTCTGTCGCGCGGTCATCTGATCGGTGTTGGGACACCCGCGCAGATCACCGAACAGTTTCACGCCAAGACGGTCGAAGATGTGTTCGTCATGCTGCAACAGCGTGACGAACAGCAAGGTGTGGCGGGATGATGGTGGCGCGCCTGTTCGATCGCATCCGACACTGGACCGTGTGGCCCATGCTGTGGAAGGAATTTCTGCAGCTCCGGCGCGACCGGCTCACGTTTGCCATGATGACCGGACTACCCGCCGTGCAGTTGTTGCTCTTCGGGTATGCCATCCAGACCGATGTGCGCAAACTGCCCACGGTGGTCGTGGACGAATCCCGTTCCAGCGAGAGTCGTCAGTTGGTGCAGGTGCTCGCCAATACCGACAATTTCCGCATCATCACCAGCGTACCTGATCGCCACGTGGCCAGGCGTTGGATCGAGCGTGGCGACGCGCGGGTGGCGCTGGTCATTCCGCCGGACTACCAGCGCAATCTGCGCAGCGGGAAGACGGGGGTCGCGCAGTTGCTCATCGACGCCGCCGATCCACAGTCATCGGGTGCGGCGATCTCCGGTGCGCAACTCGCTGCCCAGGCACGGGGCGCCCAGCTTCTGGCGACGCGCTACCAGTTGCAGCCGCCTGTCGAGATCCGCGTGCGTCCCTGGTACAATCCCGCGCAGAAGAGTGCGGTGTTCATCGTGCCGGGCATCGTGGGAGTGTTACTCACCATCACCATGACTCTCATCACCAGCACCGCCATCGTGCGGGAGCGCGAACGCGGCACGCTCGAGCAGCTCATCGTCACGCCCATCGGCAAGTCGAGCCTGATGCTGGGGAAGTTGATCCCGTTCATGCTGGTGGGCTATGTGCAGATGACGGTGGTGCTGTCGCTGGGGGTGTGGTTTTTCGACATCCCCATCCAGGGCAGCCTGCCACTGCTGTATCTGCTCTCCCTGGTGTTCATCGTGGCCAGTCTCGGCGTGGGGCTGCTCATCTCCACGGTGGCCCGCAGTCAGGTGCAGGCCATGCAGCTCAGTTTCTTCTTCTTGCTGCCCAACATCCTGCTGTCGGGATACATCTTTCCCCGCGCCGCGATGCCCGAGCCGGCACAGTGGCTCGGGCTGTTGCTGCCGCTCACCTACTTTCTGGACATCCTGCGCGGGGTGCTGCTCAAGGGCATCGGCGTGGGTGACCTGCTTCGCCAATTGGGCGCGCTGTCCCTGTTGGCATTCGTGCTCTTTACCGTGAGCGTGAGACGGTTCTCCAAGACGCTCGACTGACGGCGCTCAGTCGTGTCCGCGAACGGGCTGCGCCCGATACGGCGCTTCGAGTTGCGCGATCTCGTCGGCGGTAAGATCCACGTTGACGGCGGCAATGGCATCGTCGAGCTGTGCCAGCTTGGAGGCCCCGACGATCGGCGCCGTCACGGTCGGCTTGGAGAGCAGCCAGGCCAGTGCCACCTGCGCCATCGGAATGTCGCGGGCTTCGGCCACGCGGCGCACGGCGTCCACCACCGACCAACTCACCGTATCGTCATACAGCGTATGGCCATAGGTATCGGTGGCCGCTCGCGTGGACGCGCTGCGATCACTCACGCTGGCACGGGATCCGGCCAGCAGACCGCGCGCCAGCGGCGACCAGGGCATCACACCGATGCCTTCCGCGGCACACAGGGGCAGCATTTCCCGCTCCTCTTCGCGGTAGAGCAGGTTGTAGTGGTTCTGCATGCTCACAAAACGCGCCCAGCCACGCCGTTCGCTCGCGCTGAGCGCGCGAGCAAACTGCCACGCCCACCCAGAGCTGGCGCCGATGTAGCGCACTTTGCCTGACTGGACCAAGTGCTCCAGCGCCCCCAGCGTCTCGTCGATGGGTGTGTGGGGGTCGAAGCGATGGATCTGGTACAGATCGATCGTATCGATGCCGAGCCGTCGGAGACTGGCTTCGCACCCCTGCACGATGTGCTTGCGCGAGAGTCCGCGCATGTTGGGGCCGTCCGACATCGGGTAGTTCACCTTGGTCGCGATGACCAGTTCGTCCAGTCGGCCAAATTCCCGTAGCGCGCGCCCCGTCACTTCCTCACTCACGCCCAGGGAATACATGTCGGCCGTGTCGAAGAAGTTGACGCCCTGTTCGATCGCCCGTTGGAAGAACGGGCGGGAATCGGCCTCCGACAGCACCCACGGCCGCCAGTTTGGGGTACCGAAGGTCATGCAGCCGAGGCAGATCCGGGAGACGGTGAGTCCCGTAGTACCAAGCGTGGTATAGCGCATCGGGTCTGTGCAGTGAGGGAGCGACCCTGATCAGAAACCGAAGGGTCGGTGTACCGGCGATTCGAACGGGAACCGAATGCTGTGCGTCCTGATAAAATGTAGGTACCTGTCCGATTCCTTCACCTGACCGGCCATGCTCATTCGCAAGCCCGACGACATCGCCTCCTCGGAGATCACCCCCGAGGGGTTCTACCAGAACCGGCGTGCCTTCATGGGGACGGTCGGAGCTATCGCCCTTGGCAGCGCCGTGTTGCCAGGTGTGGCCCGTGCTGGCGCCATGCAGGACGATAAGGTCACGCCTGAAGAAGACGCGACGAGCTACAACAACTTCTACGAGTTCGGTACCGGCAAGGAAGATCCGAAGGAGCAGGCCAAGGATTTCCAGCCGATGCCATGGTCGGTGAACGTGGAGGGCATGGTGAAGACGCCGCGTCCCTACACCTTCGACGAATTGCTCGGCAAGCTGCCGGTGCAGGATCGGGTGTACCGTATGCGCTGCGTCGAAGCCTGGTCCATGGTGATCCCATGGCAGGGCGTGCAGCTCAAGGATGTCATCACCCGGCTGCAACCGTTGCCGAGCGCCAAGTTCATCGAGTTCACGACGCTGCTCGATCCCAAGCGCATGCCCGGGCAGCGCCGCGCGGTGCTGCCGTGGCCGTACAAGGAGGCGCTGCGCATGGACGAGGCGAACAACTCGCTCACCCTGTTGGCCACGGGCATGTACGGCAAGGCACTGCCCAATCAGAACGGCGCGCCGCTCCGTCTCGTGACGCCGTGGAAGTACGGCTTCAAGGGCATCAAGAGCATCGTGAAGATCCGTTTCACCGACAAGATGCCCAATACCACCTGGAACGACGCGAATCCCAGCGAATACGGTTTCTACGCCAACGTGAATCCGACCGTGGATCACCCGCGGTGGAGCCAGGGGAAGGAGCGCCGTATCGGTGAGTTCCTGCGTCGCAATACGCTGATGTTCAACGGCTACGCCGACCAGGTCGCGTCGATGTACTCCGGCATGGATCTGCGGAAGAACTACTGAGTCCCTGGTGAAATCCCGTTTTCCTGCGCTGGAGGCGCCGGTCCGCCGTTGGGTGCGACCGGCGCTCTGGCTTCTGGTCGTGTTGCCGGTACCGATGCTGGTGGCGCAGCTACTGCTCAACCAGCTCGGTGCCGATCCGATCGATAAACTCGAACGGCTCTCAGGGCTGTGGGCCCTGCGGTTTCTGGCGGCGTCGCTGGCGGTCACCCCGCTCATGCGCCTGACCGGGTGGGGATGGCTGGTGGCTCAGCGCCGATTCCTCGGCCTTGCCGCCTTCTTCTGGGCGCTCGGGCACCTGTCCGTGTATACGGTGCTCGACTGGTTCTTCGATTGGGCCGAGATCGGAAAGGACATCGTCAAGCATTTGTACATCACGTTGGGGATGCTGGCCTTCGTGTTGATGATCCCGCTGGCCCTGACGTCCACCAAGGCTTCCATCCGGCGTTTGGGCGGCGTCCGATGGAATCGTTTGCATGCGTTGGTTTATGTCTCCGCGATTGCCGCGTGCTTTCATTTCGTGTGGGCAGTCAAGAAGGACATAACCCAGCCGATCTTCTATGGCACGGTGGTCGCTGTCCTCCTGGCATTCCGGGTGGTCTGGCGAATCGACCGGCGCTCGTCATCCCGATCCGTGTCCGGCGACACACAATCCAAGCCGGTGGGGTGACGGTCGTGCCCGGTGGTCGTCCTGCTCTGGGACCAACCGCCCTACTTCACCGTCGCTCTGCCCATGTCACCAGTGTCCGACGCGCCGTCGCGTCGAGCCGAGACTCGATCTCGGTCTGATCGCCCTACGCCGGTCCGCGGCTTTTCGGCCGTACCTGCCGGGGCGCCAAATGCACGTTGGGAACACTACCTCATCGGATCCGCGGCCGTCTACGTCGCCATCGTGACGGTGTGGCTGGTGTCGCTCCATGGGCGTTCCATCGATTTCTTCGGCGTCATTGGTGTACTGCGACTCCTGTCGCCGTTCCCGGTCGCCGGCGTGGCACTGTATTTCGCGTGGCGCGCATCGCGTGAACTGTCACTGGATCTGGGCAGCCGGAAGTTTTGGCGGCTGCTGATCACTGTGTTGGTGCTGGTGATGGTCACGCCCTGGCTGCGCTTCATGCCCATCCTCCCGGTGGCGTGGCTGGATACCACGGTGCGTCTGAGTCTGACGCTGAGCGGGCCGCTCCTGATGCTGGTCGCCCTGCTGCAGCTTCCCAGTGCTCCGCACAGCGACACCGACAAGTCGAAATTGTGGCTCGACATCGCGACGGTGGTCGTCGGTGGCTTGCTGGTGGCGTGGTACAACCTCAGTACGGCACGACTGGCCGATGGGCCGCTCGTGCAGATCGCGT contains these protein-coding regions:
- a CDS encoding sulfite oxidase heme-binding subunit YedZ encodes the protein MKSRFPALEAPVRRWVRPALWLLVVLPVPMLVAQLLLNQLGADPIDKLERLSGLWALRFLAASLAVTPLMRLTGWGWLVAQRRFLGLAAFFWALGHLSVYTVLDWFFDWAEIGKDIVKHLYITLGMLAFVLMIPLALTSTKASIRRLGGVRWNRLHALVYVSAIAACFHFVWAVKKDITQPIFYGTVVAVLLAFRVVWRIDRRSSSRSVSGDTQSKPVG
- a CDS encoding aldo/keto reductase; its protein translation is MRYTTLGTTGLTVSRICLGCMTFGTPNWRPWVLSEADSRPFFQRAIEQGVNFFDTADMYSLGVSEEVTGRALREFGRLDELVIATKVNYPMSDGPNMRGLSRKHIVQGCEASLRRLGIDTIDLYQIHRFDPHTPIDETLGALEHLVQSGKVRYIGASSGWAWQFARALSASERRGWARFVSMQNHYNLLYREEEREMLPLCAAEGIGVMPWSPLARGLLAGSRASVSDRSASTRAATDTYGHTLYDDTVSWSVVDAVRRVAEARDIPMAQVALAWLLSKPTVTAPIVGASKLAQLDDAIAAVNVDLTADEIAQLEAPYRAQPVRGHD
- the msrP gene encoding protein-methionine-sulfoxide reductase catalytic subunit MsrP; translated protein: MLIRKPDDIASSEITPEGFYQNRRAFMGTVGAIALGSAVLPGVARAGAMQDDKVTPEEDATSYNNFYEFGTGKEDPKEQAKDFQPMPWSVNVEGMVKTPRPYTFDELLGKLPVQDRVYRMRCVEAWSMVIPWQGVQLKDVITRLQPLPSAKFIEFTTLLDPKRMPGQRRAVLPWPYKEALRMDEANNSLTLLATGMYGKALPNQNGAPLRLVTPWKYGFKGIKSIVKIRFTDKMPNTTWNDANPSEYGFYANVNPTVDHPRWSQGKERRIGEFLRRNTLMFNGYADQVASMYSGMDLRKNY
- a CDS encoding ABC transporter permease, translating into MMVARLFDRIRHWTVWPMLWKEFLQLRRDRLTFAMMTGLPAVQLLLFGYAIQTDVRKLPTVVVDESRSSESRQLVQVLANTDNFRIITSVPDRHVARRWIERGDARVALVIPPDYQRNLRSGKTGVAQLLIDAADPQSSGAAISGAQLAAQARGAQLLATRYQLQPPVEIRVRPWYNPAQKSAVFIVPGIVGVLLTITMTLITSTAIVRERERGTLEQLIVTPIGKSSLMLGKLIPFMLVGYVQMTVVLSLGVWFFDIPIQGSLPLLYLLSLVFIVASLGVGLLISTVARSQVQAMQLSFFFLLPNILLSGYIFPRAAMPEPAQWLGLLLPLTYFLDILRGVLLKGIGVGDLLRQLGALSLLAFVLFTVSVRRFSKTLD